A genomic region of Paenibacillus sp. PL2-23 contains the following coding sequences:
- a CDS encoding DUF1294 domain-containing protein: protein MSVLYGIYAYLAVINLYTLMLMGLDKRAAKRKRRRVPERRFFVLGAVGGAIGVWYGMKLWRHKTQHRNFTKGIPYLVAMNITAIIAITAIWTMND, encoded by the coding sequence ATGTCGGTGCTTTACGGGATTTACGCCTATCTGGCAGTTATCAATTTGTATACGCTGATGCTGATGGGACTCGACAAACGAGCCGCCAAGCGGAAAAGAAGAAGAGTGCCGGAGCGGAGATTTTTTGTGCTGGGAGCTGTGGGGGGCGCTATCGGCGTCTGGTATGGCATGAAGCTGTGGCGGCACAAGACGCAGCATCGGAATTTTACAAAGGGTATTCCTTATCTCGTCGCCATGAATATCACGGCGATTATCGCGATTACGGCCATATGGACGATGAACGACTAA
- a CDS encoding ATP-binding domain-containing protein: MEKTIQQEEQERLEEALRDIEAQLRSIGPRYTGQDFTEQMLDLQREERKGRLEVARKEPYFGRLDFQETPEDGSGDQHAEPKPLYIGKAGVARNGSNELLVVDWRAPVASMFYSFTGGEELAGYTSPDGDVWGHVHLKRNFMIRSGEIVRLVDSYVRGQEEGGVSDEFLLYRLGENKDNKLRDIVSTIQGEQDRIIRADRSKALFIQGVAGSGKTTVALHRLAFLLYQYEGRIRAERMMIFAPNRMFLDYISGVLPELGVGDIGQTTFADWALGLLEHAVTLADPSETMAYWFEEPRTLADIEASSGRWKGSLAFKAAIDERLIALEERIVPETAFVPLDGFTLTPAMMKEWYETDYGDETVMVKRDRLVSRIKRWLESELKHRGVADKKKRSAALAKLNSFVKKIPSFTALQLYASLFKGKTALEGVPKPLAKATSDRLLAGSAAAEDLAPLAYIQLKLYGLRTSPFDHIVIDEAQDYSPFQLEALRLCQRTPSMTVLGDLQQGIHAYAGIGRWHELMELFAEDDTAFFELNRSYRSTMEIIQFANYLLGGMTGGVKPAVPVFRSGDPATAVQTDDEGWLSAIGETVREWHKAGSYDTISVIGRTARECEEIYRYLLDQGEAVSLVQSKQPAYGGGLTVVPVYLSKGLEFDAVLIADGGADKYSEIDAKLLYVGCTRALHKLKLLYRGERTPLLAKWAEEAAD; encoded by the coding sequence ATGGAAAAAACGATACAACAGGAAGAGCAGGAGCGTCTGGAAGAAGCGCTCCGGGATATCGAGGCGCAGCTCCGAAGCATCGGTCCCCGCTACACGGGGCAGGATTTCACGGAGCAGATGCTCGATCTGCAGCGCGAGGAACGGAAGGGCCGGCTGGAGGTCGCCAGGAAGGAGCCGTATTTCGGCCGACTGGATTTCCAGGAGACGCCTGAGGATGGCAGCGGGGATCAGCATGCCGAGCCGAAGCCGCTGTATATCGGCAAAGCCGGCGTAGCCCGCAACGGCAGCAACGAGCTCCTGGTCGTCGATTGGCGCGCGCCTGTCGCCAGCATGTTCTATTCCTTCACCGGCGGCGAGGAGCTGGCGGGCTATACCTCGCCGGATGGCGACGTATGGGGCCATGTGCATCTGAAGCGCAACTTCATGATCCGCAGCGGCGAAATTGTGAGGCTGGTCGACAGCTATGTGCGGGGTCAAGAGGAAGGCGGCGTGTCCGACGAGTTCCTGCTCTACCGGCTGGGCGAAAATAAAGACAACAAGCTTCGCGACATCGTCTCGACCATCCAAGGCGAGCAGGACCGGATTATCCGGGCGGACCGCAGCAAAGCTTTATTTATCCAAGGGGTAGCCGGCAGCGGTAAAACGACTGTTGCGCTTCATCGTCTCGCGTTCCTCCTGTATCAATATGAGGGCCGCATACGCGCCGAGCGTATGATGATATTCGCTCCAAACCGGATGTTCCTGGATTACATATCCGGCGTATTGCCGGAGCTGGGTGTGGGCGACATTGGCCAGACAACCTTCGCCGATTGGGCGCTTGGGCTGCTGGAGCATGCCGTCACACTGGCTGATCCCTCCGAGACGATGGCCTATTGGTTCGAGGAGCCTCGCACGCTGGCGGACATCGAAGCCTCATCGGGCAGATGGAAGGGCAGCCTTGCCTTCAAAGCCGCTATTGACGAGCGCTTGATTGCGCTTGAGGAGCGTATCGTGCCGGAGACGGCATTTGTCCCGCTGGATGGCTTCACGCTGACGCCGGCCATGATGAAGGAATGGTATGAGACGGATTATGGCGATGAGACGGTCATGGTGAAGCGAGATCGCCTGGTGAGCCGGATAAAGCGTTGGCTGGAGTCGGAGCTGAAGCACCGAGGCGTCGCGGATAAGAAGAAGCGGTCGGCCGCGCTTGCGAAGCTGAATTCCTTTGTCAAAAAAATACCGTCCTTCACAGCGCTCCAGCTGTATGCTTCCTTGTTCAAGGGCAAGACGGCGTTGGAAGGCGTTCCGAAGCCGCTAGCCAAAGCCACATCGGACAGATTACTGGCGGGATCGGCGGCCGCTGAGGATTTAGCGCCCCTCGCTTACATTCAGCTGAAGCTGTACGGCCTAAGGACCTCTCCGTTCGACCATATCGTCATTGACGAAGCGCAGGATTATTCGCCCTTCCAGCTGGAGGCGCTTCGCCTCTGCCAGAGGACGCCATCCATGACGGTGCTTGGCGATCTGCAGCAGGGCATTCACGCCTATGCGGGCATCGGTCGGTGGCATGAGCTGATGGAGCTGTTCGCGGAGGATGATACAGCCTTCTTCGAGCTGAATCGAAGCTATCGGTCCACCATGGAAATTATCCAGTTCGCGAACTATCTATTAGGCGGAATGACTGGCGGCGTGAAGCCGGCAGTACCCGTCTTCCGTAGCGGCGATCCCGCGACCGCCGTTCAGACGGATGATGAGGGGTGGTTGTCCGCAATCGGAGAGACCGTCAGGGAATGGCACAAAGCCGGCAGCTATGACACCATATCCGTCATCGGGCGCACGGCCAGGGAATGCGAAGAGATCTATCGTTATTTGCTGGATCAGGGCGAAGCGGTCTCGCTTGTGCAGAGCAAGCAGCCCGCATATGGCGGAGGCTTGACGGTTGTGCCCGTCTATTTGTCCAAGGGGCTGGAGTTTGATGCTGTGCTGATTGCAGATGGGGGAGCAGACAAATACAGCGAGATTGACGCGAAGCTGTTATATGTCGGCTGCACGAGAGCGCTTCATAAGCTGAAGCTGCTATACCGCGGGGAGCGGACGCCGCTGCTTGCGAAGTGGGCAGAGGAAGCCGCGGACTAG
- a CDS encoding TetR/AcrR family transcriptional regulator encodes MTKHHDQPKRRPGRPKATGPSQTMVQILRTASFLFMEQGFEKVSLENVAQACGVTKASVYYYFSNKAALFTEALLFVLKIAHDQTALIVNGSGPLRDRLLEVAKRHMGNAHIDFETMMREASTELSEEQAARIRDGEQALHRLLAEVFQRAMDEGEITPFDPMLLSHIFTAMLTVRNRKEIVNDLQTVGQTAEEIVQLLWRGIEPR; translated from the coding sequence TTGACTAAGCACCATGATCAACCAAAGCGCAGACCTGGCAGACCAAAAGCGACAGGCCCGTCCCAGACAATGGTTCAAATATTGAGAACCGCATCCTTCCTCTTCATGGAGCAAGGCTTCGAGAAGGTGTCGCTTGAGAACGTCGCGCAAGCCTGCGGTGTGACCAAAGCGAGCGTCTATTATTATTTCAGCAATAAAGCCGCTCTGTTCACGGAGGCGCTCCTGTTCGTCCTGAAGATTGCGCATGACCAGACCGCCTTGATCGTGAACGGCTCCGGCCCTCTGCGCGACCGTCTCCTGGAGGTAGCGAAGCGGCATATGGGCAACGCCCATATCGACTTCGAAACGATGATGCGCGAGGCGAGCACAGAGCTGTCGGAGGAGCAGGCGGCGCGCATCCGCGATGGCGAACAGGCGCTGCACCGGCTGCTTGCGGAGGTGTTCCAGAGGGCTATGGACGAAGGCGAGATCACACCCTTCGATCCCATGCTGCTGTCTCATATTTTTACCGCGATGCTTACGGTTCGCAATCGCAAGGAGATTGTGAACGATTTGCAAACTGTGGGACAAACCGCCGAGGAAATCGTACAATTGCTATGGAGAGGCATTGAGCCTCGATAG
- a CDS encoding DUF3817 domain-containing protein: MLRTAIGRLRVIGWLEGMSFLILLLIAMPLKYWAGIPQAVSVVGALHGLLFVLYLLAVLHVTFAHRWSFLKFTLACAASVLPFGPFVVDRKLLRD, encoded by the coding sequence TTGCTTAGAACGGCTATTGGTAGGCTTCGCGTCATTGGCTGGCTGGAAGGCATGTCGTTCCTTATTCTGCTGCTGATCGCGATGCCGCTTAAGTATTGGGCTGGCATCCCGCAGGCGGTCTCTGTTGTCGGCGCCTTGCACGGCCTTTTGTTTGTCCTATATCTTCTGGCTGTCCTGCACGTTACGTTCGCTCATCGCTGGTCGTTCCTCAAATTCACTCTCGCCTGCGCGGCGTCCGTCCTGCCCTTCGGGCCGTTCGTGGTCGACCGCAAGCTGCTGCGCGACTAG
- a CDS encoding MMPL family transporter: METEESQVLEKAGRLFAGKLSKWVTVLVWIAAAVLLTITLPAVGEKEKNNAPNLEPDSPSVVADAMINEYFPSSSGVPALVVWHRESGLTQADYEVMQKLTAELTAQPLEGQGELIPLHQMPPPALAQFASEDGATLVLPIAFEEGTETELLKEHMEWIQGKVTALAGSDPFAVATDDAADLSVRISGPVGISVDATALFKNADFVLLLATVILVLVLLLLIYRSPILAIIPLVGVGFAYLVTSPLLGWMAGEGWITVDSQAIAIMTVLLFGAGTDYCLFFITRFRQELTRESDRTKALGHAFKGSSGAILMSGLTVVLSLFALLLAKFGAYERFAVPFSLSILIMMIASLTLIPALMAIIGRASFFPFIPRTEEMERERRAKKGKSKPAKKSGPGIGAKVGELVVKRPWTVALICLILLGSLAGFATQTKYTYDLLSSFPEDMPSREGFDVIADDFAPGDLSPVTVVARGAGDPAALQAALSGVQHVERVTEGTASTVDPAYTSYSVIFAINPYSQEAMAAIPMLREAAAGSLASAGVADAEANVWIGGQTASQYDAKELSDRDNRVIIPVVIALIALLLLLYLRSIVATVYLIATVLLSYVAAIGLGWIILHYGMGVDAIQGSIPLYAFVFLIALGEDYNIFMISSIWQKRKTMPLLQAIKEGVAETGGVITSAGLILAATFAVLASLPIQVLVQFGLITAIGVLMDTFIVRPFLVPAITAILGKAAFWPGGSKEAEPARTYES; the protein is encoded by the coding sequence ATGGAAACGGAGGAATCGCAAGTGTTAGAAAAAGCTGGTCGACTATTTGCGGGTAAACTATCAAAATGGGTGACTGTCCTCGTCTGGATCGCAGCCGCGGTCCTATTGACCATCACACTTCCCGCCGTAGGGGAAAAAGAAAAAAATAACGCGCCGAATCTAGAGCCGGACAGCCCGTCCGTTGTTGCCGACGCGATGATTAACGAATATTTCCCCAGCTCTTCCGGCGTTCCAGCGCTCGTCGTTTGGCATCGGGAGAGCGGACTGACGCAGGCTGATTATGAGGTTATGCAGAAGCTGACGGCCGAGCTGACGGCTCAGCCGCTCGAAGGACAGGGAGAGCTGATTCCCCTTCATCAGATGCCGCCGCCTGCGCTCGCGCAATTCGCCTCGGAGGACGGCGCCACCCTCGTGCTGCCGATTGCCTTCGAGGAGGGCACAGAGACGGAGCTGCTGAAGGAACATATGGAATGGATCCAAGGAAAGGTCACAGCGCTTGCGGGCAGCGACCCGTTCGCAGTGGCGACGGATGACGCCGCCGACCTGAGCGTTCGGATCAGCGGCCCAGTGGGAATATCGGTTGATGCAACCGCCCTGTTCAAGAATGCGGATTTTGTATTGCTGCTGGCAACCGTCATTCTTGTTCTGGTGCTGCTCCTGCTGATCTACCGTTCACCGATTCTCGCCATTATTCCGCTTGTCGGGGTCGGCTTCGCATACCTTGTAACAAGCCCGCTTCTCGGCTGGATGGCCGGTGAAGGCTGGATTACGGTCGACTCTCAGGCCATAGCGATTATGACCGTGCTGCTGTTCGGTGCCGGTACGGATTATTGCCTGTTCTTCATTACAAGATTCCGTCAGGAGCTGACGCGTGAATCGGATCGCACGAAAGCGCTGGGGCATGCGTTCAAGGGCTCCTCTGGCGCCATTCTGATGAGCGGTCTAACCGTTGTCTTGTCGCTGTTCGCCTTGCTGCTTGCGAAATTCGGCGCTTATGAGCGCTTTGCTGTGCCGTTCAGCTTATCGATCCTTATTATGATGATCGCCAGTCTCACGCTAATTCCTGCGTTAATGGCTATCATTGGACGCGCATCGTTTTTCCCGTTTATCCCCCGAACAGAGGAGATGGAGCGGGAGCGCCGCGCTAAGAAGGGGAAGTCCAAACCGGCCAAAAAATCCGGTCCTGGCATCGGCGCCAAGGTCGGCGAGCTTGTCGTCAAGCGTCCTTGGACAGTCGCGCTGATCTGCTTGATCCTGCTGGGCTCGCTAGCCGGCTTCGCGACGCAGACGAAGTATACCTACGACCTGCTGTCCTCCTTCCCGGAAGATATGCCTTCCCGTGAGGGCTTCGATGTCATTGCTGATGATTTTGCGCCAGGCGATCTGTCGCCTGTTACTGTCGTTGCAAGAGGTGCAGGGGATCCCGCTGCCTTGCAAGCCGCATTGTCCGGCGTTCAGCATGTGGAGCGGGTGACAGAGGGGACGGCCAGCACGGTTGATCCCGCATACACGTCATACAGCGTCATCTTCGCCATTAATCCGTATTCCCAGGAGGCGATGGCTGCCATTCCAATGCTGCGCGAAGCAGCCGCTGGCTCGCTGGCTAGCGCTGGCGTCGCGGACGCGGAAGCCAATGTATGGATTGGAGGGCAAACAGCCAGCCAATACGATGCCAAGGAGCTGTCGGATCGGGACAATCGGGTCATCATTCCGGTGGTCATTGCTCTTATCGCTCTGCTCCTGCTGCTGTATCTTCGCTCCATTGTAGCCACAGTTTATTTGATCGCAACCGTACTGCTGTCTTACGTGGCTGCAATTGGGCTAGGCTGGATTATTCTTCATTATGGCATGGGCGTGGACGCGATCCAGGGCTCGATTCCGCTCTATGCCTTCGTGTTCCTCATCGCGCTGGGCGAGGACTACAACATCTTCATGATTTCAAGCATCTGGCAGAAGCGCAAGACCATGCCGCTGCTTCAAGCGATTAAGGAAGGCGTTGCCGAGACCGGCGGCGTCATCACGTCCGCTGGCTTGATTCTGGCCGCAACCTTTGCGGTGCTGGCCTCGCTGCCGATTCAGGTGCTCGTTCAGTTCGGCCTTATTACCGCGATTGGCGTGCTTATGGACACATTTATCGTCAGACCGTTCCTCGTTCCGGCGATTACAGCCATTCTGGGCAAGGCCGCGTTCTGGCCGGGCGGCTCCAAGGAAGCCGAGCCTGCCAGAACCTACGAGAGCTAG
- the hrpB gene encoding ATP-dependent helicase HrpB has translation MKQLPIDDVLPELMDALALGGNAVLVAEPGAGKTTRVPLALLKQNGIGGKGKIIMLEPRRLAARSAAAYMAAELGEKVGERVGYRVRMDAKVGPRTVIEVVTEGILTRMLQADPALEGVAAVLFDEFHERHLHGDLGLALCLQAQALLRDDLRIVVMSATLDAAPVAERLGQAPVIHCSGRTFPVTTVFAQVRNSAPLEAAVGQTVLQALRNEEGDALVFLPGIGEIRRTARWLTQSGLPQGVRIAELHGSLPLEAQSAAIAPCQTGERKVVLATSIAESSLTVQGVRIVVDSGLMRVPRFSPRTGLSRLETVPVSQASADQRRGRAGRLAPGVCYRLWTEAEHRHLPEQGRPEIEDADLAPLALELAIWGVRDPSELEWMTPPPKAAYDSALALLRQLLAIDEDGKATELGVRIARLGIHPRLGAMLAAFSHQRETLRLTCELAALLSDRDILGAERNVDMSLRLEALRRGNAGDAASITRVQAQAEQWRRLLEGMTGGDAETKRSASAEERSIGAMLAVAYPDRVAQRRADGRYVLASGRGAVLPELQPLSRFPYLVVCELDDGGSEGRIRLAAALEQQELEYALSAYLTREEAVEWDGGAGAVRARRRLRLGALILSESPLERPDPEQVADKLLFGIRQKGWGALPISKGASMLLSRMRLMRLSGNDDWPDVSEQALMDTLEQWLKPHIFGIRSLSELSRLSMGQIFAGMMSWKQTQDLDVEVPTHIQVPSGSRIPVDYSNPASPVLAVRLQELFGLKETPRLARGRLPVTLHLLSPSQRPVQVTQDLASFWEHTYFEVKKDLKGRYPKHYWPDNPYEATATNRAKPRPRS, from the coding sequence ACTGCCCATTGACGATGTCCTGCCAGAGCTGATGGACGCGCTTGCCCTGGGCGGCAACGCGGTGCTGGTTGCGGAGCCCGGCGCGGGCAAAACGACGAGAGTGCCGCTGGCCTTGCTGAAGCAGAATGGGATCGGCGGCAAAGGGAAAATCATCATGCTGGAGCCCAGACGGCTTGCTGCGAGATCCGCAGCCGCTTATATGGCCGCCGAGCTGGGAGAGAAGGTTGGCGAGCGAGTCGGCTACCGCGTCCGAATGGACGCGAAGGTCGGTCCGCGAACCGTCATTGAGGTCGTGACGGAGGGCATTCTGACACGCATGCTCCAAGCCGATCCTGCGCTGGAGGGCGTCGCCGCTGTGCTGTTCGACGAATTTCACGAGCGTCATCTGCACGGCGATCTGGGTCTTGCCCTGTGCCTGCAGGCACAAGCGCTGCTTCGGGATGACCTGCGCATTGTCGTCATGTCGGCAACACTGGACGCCGCGCCTGTGGCGGAGCGGCTGGGTCAAGCGCCAGTCATTCATTGCAGCGGACGGACATTCCCCGTGACTACTGTCTTCGCGCAGGTGCGAAACAGCGCTCCGTTGGAGGCGGCGGTCGGCCAGACTGTGCTTCAGGCGCTCCGGAACGAGGAGGGCGATGCGCTGGTGTTCCTGCCTGGTATCGGCGAAATTCGAAGAACGGCGAGATGGCTGACGCAGTCGGGTCTGCCGCAAGGCGTACGGATTGCCGAGCTTCACGGCAGCCTGCCGCTGGAAGCGCAGTCGGCGGCTATTGCGCCCTGCCAGACGGGGGAGCGCAAGGTTGTGCTGGCTACCTCGATCGCGGAGTCCAGCTTAACGGTGCAGGGCGTTCGTATTGTCGTTGACAGCGGCTTAATGAGGGTGCCGCGCTTCTCCCCGCGCACGGGGCTTAGCCGGCTGGAGACGGTGCCCGTATCGCAGGCATCGGCGGATCAGCGGCGAGGGCGTGCGGGACGGCTGGCTCCTGGCGTCTGCTATCGGCTGTGGACCGAAGCGGAGCATCGGCATCTTCCTGAGCAAGGCCGGCCAGAGATAGAGGATGCGGATTTGGCTCCACTTGCGCTGGAGCTGGCCATATGGGGTGTGCGCGATCCGTCGGAGCTGGAGTGGATGACACCGCCGCCCAAAGCCGCTTATGACAGCGCGCTGGCGCTTCTTCGCCAGCTCCTCGCGATCGACGAGGACGGCAAAGCGACGGAGCTGGGCGTTCGTATCGCTAGGCTCGGCATTCACCCTCGGCTTGGCGCGATGCTGGCCGCGTTCTCGCACCAACGCGAGACGCTGAGGCTAACGTGCGAGCTGGCTGCGCTGCTCAGCGACAGAGATATTCTTGGGGCGGAGCGCAATGTGGATATGTCCCTGCGTCTGGAGGCGCTGCGAAGGGGCAATGCCGGAGACGCTGCTTCTATTACGCGGGTGCAAGCGCAGGCTGAGCAGTGGCGGCGTCTGCTGGAGGGTATGACCGGCGGCGATGCGGAGACGAAACGCTCAGCCTCCGCTGAAGAGAGGTCTATCGGCGCCATGCTGGCGGTTGCCTACCCGGATCGTGTCGCCCAGCGCAGGGCGGACGGCAGATATGTGCTGGCCAGCGGCAGAGGCGCCGTTCTCCCTGAGCTGCAGCCGTTGTCCCGCTTCCCGTATCTGGTGGTCTGCGAGCTGGACGACGGGGGCTCCGAGGGGCGGATTCGACTGGCGGCGGCGCTGGAGCAGCAGGAGCTTGAATATGCTTTGTCAGCCTATCTGACCCGCGAGGAAGCGGTGGAATGGGACGGCGGCGCAGGGGCTGTCCGCGCTCGTCGACGACTGCGTCTGGGCGCGCTGATTCTAAGCGAAAGCCCCCTGGAGCGTCCAGATCCGGAGCAAGTAGCGGATAAGCTGCTCTTCGGCATTAGGCAGAAGGGCTGGGGGGCGCTGCCCATCAGCAAGGGCGCCTCTATGCTGCTGTCGCGGATGCGCCTCATGCGCCTTAGCGGGAACGACGATTGGCCCGATGTATCGGAGCAGGCGCTGATGGACACGCTGGAGCAATGGTTGAAGCCGCATATATTCGGCATTCGCAGCTTAAGCGAGCTGAGCAGGCTGTCTATGGGCCAGATTTTTGCCGGGATGATGAGCTGGAAGCAGACTCAGGATTTGGATGTGGAGGTGCCTACGCATATTCAAGTGCCTAGCGGCTCCCGCATTCCAGTGGATTACAGCAATCCCGCTTCCCCTGTGCTCGCGGTTCGGCTGCAGGAATTGTTCGGGCTGAAGGAAACCCCGAGGCTGGCGCGAGGACGGCTGCCCGTTACTCTTCATCTCCTATCGCCTTCGCAGCGCCCTGTGCAGGTGACGCAGGACCTCGCCAGCTTCTGGGAGCATACGTATTTCGAGGTGAAGAAGGATCTGAAAGGCCGTTATCCGAAGCATTATTGGCCGGACAATCCATACGAGGCGACCGCAACGAACCGCGCGAAGCCTAGACCCCGCTCATAG